The genomic segment CCGCGCGCACCGCTACGAGCACTCGATCGAGGTCCAGGTGCCGTTCCTCCAGGCGTTCAACCCGAAGGTGCAGATCGTGCCGATCGCCTTTGGTTCGGCGGGCGAGAAGGCCGTCATCACCGTCGGCGAGGCGCTCGGCGCAGTGATCAAGAAGCTGGGCCGCGACGTGCTCATCGTGGCCAGCACCGACATGTCGCACACGACCGATTCCGACGCCGAGCGCCAGGAACAGGTGCGCGCGCTCGACATGATGGCCATCGACGCGATCCGCACGCTGGACGCCAAGGGCCTCATGCGCGTCGTGCACCAGGAGATGATCACCATGTGCGGCTACGCGCCGACGGCGGCCGCGTGTGCCGCGGCCAAGAAGCTCGGCGCCACCGGAGGCGATCTCGTCGAGTACCGCACAAGCTACGACGTCACCGGCGACTCCTCTTACGTCGTCGGCTATGCCGGCATGATCATCCGCTAAGCGCGGCGCCGTAGCACGGGCCTCGGGAGGAGGCCCGCCTTGCCCATGGTGTATGCGGGCGGGATGCACGTCCTTCGCGGGTTCGTCACGGGCGGGACGCTCGTGTTGCCAGCCTCGGAGCCGACCCGAAAGAATCACGCCCTGGGCGGCCGGCCATGCTATCATCGTCTCCCAGATCGGGCCCTGAACCATGCTGAGATTGCCACCCATACTGGCCGTGTTCGCGGTGCTTGCCGTGCTTCTGGCCGCGTGCCGTCCCGCGCTCGCGGCCGACGAGGCAGACGCGCCTTCTTCGAAGGCAGACGCGCCTTCGTCCAAGGCGGACGCGCCTTCTTCGAAGGCGGACGTGCTCCCCACCGAGCCGTTTGAGCGCGGCGTAGCGCTCTTCGGCAAGGGTCTCTATGCGCCCGCGGCCGACAGCTTCGCCCAGTACATCGCCGCGCGCCCGACGGGCAAGTATGCCGCTCGCGCCGCGCTCATGCTGGCCGAGTCGCGCCTCTACCTGGGCCGCTACACCGAGGCGGCCCGGG from the Verrucomicrobiota bacterium genome contains:
- the amrB gene encoding AmmeMemoRadiSam system protein B, translated to MIREAAVAGRFYPGTREGLLDDIRKVIVETERRPAVAVVCPHAGYQFSGTVSGAVYSRVVVPETVVILGVSHRPGSDDFATMATGAWRTPLGDAPIDSELAKKLLRSCQLIKDNARAHRYEHSIEVQVPFLQAFNPKVQIVPIAFGSAGEKAVITVGEALGAVIKKLGRDVLIVASTDMSHTTDSDAERQEQVRALDMMAIDAIRTLDAKGLMRVVHQEMITMCGYAPTAAACAAAKKLGATGGDLVEYRTSYDVTGDSSYVVGYAGMIIR